In Bacillus sp. S3, the sequence CCTCTTCTCTTCCATCTACTCATTAATAGTTAAACAGATCTTTGAAACTTCCAAAAAGTTTTTAATCCCAAAGGAACAAGCTCCCATAGCACATGCCCGGGTTCCAAGGTCTGAGACAAGCAACTCGCAATAATGGCTAATAGTGGAATTCAGATTGGATTTTATTAATGATACAGCATTGGGATAGAGTTGTAACAATTCACTGTTAATGACTAAAATCTCTGGATTATACAGATTGATAATATTATTAAGTCCAATGGATAAATACTTTATATACTGCTGCATTTGCTGAGATATCACAGGGTCTTGCTCCAAGATTAATTGTTGAATATCATGATAGCTTAAATTGGGTTTGTTCAGATTTTGAGCTAATTGTTTGATAAAGTTTGACTCCGATGCATATTGCTCCCAGCAGCCGAGATTTCCACAGCTGCAAGGTACTCCATCAGGTACGACAATCATATGGCCAATCTCACCTGCATAGCCGTGATACCCTTTCATAGCTTCACCATTCACCATGATCCCAAGCCCAATTCCGGAATACAAACTAATCGATAACAAGTTTTCACATTGATGATGTTTGTACACCTTTTCAGCAAAAGAGCATAAATTAGCATTATTTTCGATATAAACATGGATTCCAATATCATTTTGTAAATCATCTTTTAAGTTTTTGTTATGCCAGTGGTGCTGCGGAACAAAATAAATCATCTCATCATTATTTACAATACCATGAATTCCAATCACCACAGCCGCAAGGCCATACCGGGTGCGGGAACATTGCCGTTTGTAACCCTTAATATGGTTAATCAGTAATGCTAAAATAGCATTATAATCAACAGTCTCGAGTTCAATCGTATCGATCTGAATAAGAGATCCGCTTATACTAGATAGGGCAAAGGTAATCGAATTCTTATCGAGGTCAATTCCTAAAACAAAACCGGCTTGTTGATTGATCGAAAGCATGATGGGCCTTCTTCCAAGGTTTTTATGATCCTGCTGTGTTTCAATAAGTAAATCTTCCGCTAATAAATCAGCAGCTTGAACAGAGATGGTTGCTTTGTTTAACCCAGTAATTTTCGCTAAATCGGCTCTGGATATCATCCCGTGCTCAATAATTTTGCTTACGATTAACGAACGGTTGATTTTTTTAATGTATGCAGCATCGCCAGTAATCATTAAATCGCTCCTTTTTTAAAATTTCGTAGATAATGCTACATATTTATTGACGGAAAGTAAGCATAATGATATTATACATGTAATTAGTTTGTTTGGTAAACAAATTAATTTAAAATAACTTCACAACCTTTTTTAAGCTTGAATATTGAGAGGGATTACAAGTGAGAATGTTTTTAGGTAATCTTCTTATTTCTTACATGGAATTTTTCCAATGAGGAACACTTACATAATGAAAAGGAGTGTGTTGTCCGTGGGTATACTTCAAGAATTACTAAAAGATATTCCAGTACCAAAAATGGCAAAGATTAGAGTAAAGTTTGATGACAAGGAAATAGCGGACCTTGGTGCAGTTTTAAAGGAGAAATTGCAGCAAGAACATATTAGGAAAACAGTTAAGCCTGGCATGGAGATCGCCATCGCTGTTGGCAGCAGGGGACTTGACCGTATCGTAGAATTAACGGCTGAAACTGTACAGTTTTTAAAAGAGTTAGGTGCAAAGCCATTTATCGTCCCAAGCATGGGGAGTCATGGAGGAGCAACAGCGGAAGGTCAGCGTGAGGTGTTAGCACATCTTGGTGTTACAGAGGAAAGTGCTGGTTGTGAGATTCGCTCATCAATGGAAGTAGTAAAGATTAGTGAACTGCCTAATGGGTTACCGGTTTATGTCGATAAATATGCTTCAGATGCAGACGGCATTGTCGTCATCAATCGGGTGAAGCCCCATACAGCTTTTCGGGGACCTGTAGAAAGCGGCATTATGAAGATGATTAGTATTGGCCTGGGGAAACAAAAAGGAGCCGAGGCATGCCATCAAATGGGTTTTAAATATATGGCAGAAAATGTACCGGCAATGGCAAAAATCATTATGGAAAAAACACCATTCCTTTTCGGGGTTGCTACGGTTGAGAATGCATTTGATAAAGTGGCGATTGTAGATGTATTAACCCCAGAAGAGATTATTGAAAAAGAACCTGATTTACAA encodes:
- a CDS encoding ROK family protein; translation: MITGDAAYIKKINRSLIVSKIIEHGMISRADLAKITGLNKATISVQAADLLAEDLLIETQQDHKNLGRRPIMLSINQQAGFVLGIDLDKNSITFALSSISGSLIQIDTIELETVDYNAILALLINHIKGYKRQCSRTRYGLAAVVIGIHGIVNNDEMIYFVPQHHWHNKNLKDDLQNDIGIHVYIENNANLCSFAEKVYKHHQCENLLSISLYSGIGLGIMVNGEAMKGYHGYAGEIGHMIVVPDGVPCSCGNLGCWEQYASESNFIKQLAQNLNKPNLSYHDIQQLILEQDPVISQQMQQYIKYLSIGLNNIINLYNPEILVINSELLQLYPNAVSLIKSNLNSTISHYCELLVSDLGTRACAMGACSFGIKNFLEVSKICLTINE
- a CDS encoding lactate racemase domain-containing protein encodes the protein MGILQELLKDIPVPKMAKIRVKFDDKEIADLGAVLKEKLQQEHIRKTVKPGMEIAIAVGSRGLDRIVELTAETVQFLKELGAKPFIVPSMGSHGGATAEGQREVLAHLGVTEESAGCEIRSSMEVVKISELPNGLPVYVDKYASDADGIVVINRVKPHTAFRGPVESGIMKMISIGLGKQKGAEACHQMGFKYMAENVPAMAKIIMEKTPFLFGVATVENAFDKVAIVDVLTPEEIIEKEPDLQIKAKALLPKLFFDQLDVLVIDEIGKNISGDGMDPNITGRYPTPYATGGPDVNKMVVLDVTLASEGNANGVGTADFTTKRLLDKMDLEGTYANGLTSTVVAPTKIATTLPNDKQALQAAIKTCNILDFRNVKLVRIKNTLKLSEIEVSEPLLRFIKNHPNMEQISDLYDFPFDENGNLF